The following are from one region of the Deltaproteobacteria bacterium genome:
- a CDS encoding DUF4239 domain-containing protein: MDDPAVSIVVLALGLFAAIVLSLEIGRRIGRRRAKLSAEAATGLGAIDGAVFGLMGLVIAFTFSGAASRFDSRRHLIADEANAIGTAYLRLDLLPANLQPALRETFRRYVHSRLAVYQKLPDLQAAKEELATASNLQGEIWTQSVAACQAAGPPAAMLVLPALNQMIDITTTRTMAAQIHPPVIIFVMLVVLILASALLAGNSMAGSPTRSWTHMLAFAAAMAVAVYVILDIEYPRLGLIRIDAFDQVLVDLRESMK, encoded by the coding sequence ATGGATGACCCCGCTGTTTCAATTGTAGTGCTGGCCCTCGGTCTGTTTGCCGCAATCGTTCTGTCGCTGGAAATCGGCCGGCGCATCGGCCGGCGGCGGGCGAAACTGTCGGCGGAAGCCGCGACCGGCCTCGGCGCCATCGACGGCGCCGTCTTCGGCTTGATGGGTCTGGTGATTGCCTTTACCTTCTCCGGCGCAGCATCGCGATTTGACAGTCGGCGACACTTGATCGCCGACGAGGCGAACGCGATCGGCACAGCCTATCTCCGGCTCGACTTGCTCCCGGCCAACCTCCAGCCCGCGCTGCGGGAGACTTTCCGGCGCTATGTGCATTCACGACTCGCGGTGTATCAGAAGCTGCCGGACCTCCAAGCGGCGAAGGAGGAGCTGGCGACCGCCTCAAATTTGCAGGGTGAGATCTGGACCCAGTCGGTCGCTGCTTGCCAAGCCGCCGGGCCTCCCGCAGCCATGTTGGTGCTGCCCGCGCTGAACCAAATGATCGACATCACCACCACCCGAACCATGGCGGCGCAGATTCATCCACCGGTGATCATCTTCGTGATGCTGGTGGTACTCATTCTGGCCAGTGCGCTGCTGGCCGGCAACAGCATGGCCGGCAGCCCGACGCGGAGTTGGACGCATATGCTCGCGTTCGCGGCCGCGATGGCCGTCGCGGTGTACGTCATCCTCGATATCGAATACCCGCGCCTGGGCTTGATCCGCATCGACGCTTTCGATCAAGTGCTAGTCGATCTGCGGGAGAGCATGAAGTAG
- a CDS encoding DUF481 domain-containing protein, producing the protein MVIRQKRSAAHGRWCNALAIGLAVVLGHATATIADEVTSKGTVLRGKVTAVTGAGITIEPEYGSGALTIKWENIQDLKTDAPFQMLHGEDRESDGRLQGFSAGKLTVGDTSIDVATIHSGIPIGGGGPSFTDRMRSAWRYWDGNFDVGVNVQQSTTDTTGFLLGFSTVRTKDPTKFTLGTSYRYGTEKAQGKSKSTTQDQLLGLIREDYSFTPRVYGFASGDATYDGIQHLSIRGVPKAGVGYVFWQEQLDPDRRNFLQGEVGPSWVYEKYFGGADRDYYAIAFGALAGYYLPYRAHFDWRLDYLPAVDNFTTAYLLRTEGGLTAPLIDPISAKFVLRDEYNNQPSAGSKRNSLFLTLGLSVGW; encoded by the coding sequence ATGGTGATACGTCAGAAGCGTTCGGCCGCACACGGCCGATGGTGCAACGCACTGGCGATTGGCTTGGCCGTCGTGCTCGGGCACGCGACCGCGACGATCGCCGACGAAGTCACGTCGAAAGGAACCGTGCTGCGCGGCAAGGTTACCGCCGTGACCGGTGCTGGGATTACGATCGAGCCCGAGTACGGCTCCGGTGCGCTCACGATCAAGTGGGAGAACATCCAGGACCTCAAGACCGATGCGCCCTTTCAGATGCTGCACGGCGAGGACCGAGAGAGCGATGGCCGGCTGCAGGGATTCAGCGCCGGCAAACTCACCGTCGGTGACACGTCGATAGACGTCGCGACGATTCACTCCGGCATCCCGATCGGCGGCGGCGGTCCATCGTTCACCGATCGCATGCGCAGCGCCTGGCGCTATTGGGACGGCAACTTCGACGTCGGTGTCAACGTCCAGCAGAGCACCACCGACACCACCGGGTTCTTGCTCGGCTTCAGCACGGTGCGGACCAAGGACCCAACCAAGTTCACCTTGGGCACCAGCTATCGCTACGGCACCGAGAAGGCGCAGGGGAAATCGAAGAGCACCACGCAGGATCAACTGCTCGGTTTGATCCGTGAGGACTACAGCTTCACACCGCGCGTGTACGGGTTTGCATCCGGCGATGCGACGTATGACGGCATTCAGCACTTGAGCATCCGCGGCGTCCCCAAGGCCGGTGTCGGCTATGTGTTCTGGCAGGAACAGCTCGACCCGGATCGGCGCAACTTCCTCCAAGGCGAAGTCGGCCCTTCGTGGGTGTACGAGAAATACTTCGGCGGCGCGGATCGTGACTACTACGCCATCGCCTTCGGCGCGCTTGCCGGCTACTACCTCCCCTACCGCGCCCACTTCGACTGGCGATTGGACTACCTGCCTGCCGTCGACAATTTCACCACGGCGTACTTGTTGCGCACCGAGGGCGGGCTGACCGCTCCGCTCATCGATCCGATCAGCGCGAAATTCGTGCTGCGCGACGAGTACAACAATCAGCCGTCCGCCGGGTCGAAGCGCAACAGTCTGTTTCTGACCTTGGGGCTGTCGGTGGGTTGGTGA
- a CDS encoding cytochrome c has translation MMKESLFALRNGCVVLIGVLLCTAPAWAASSQSLEGGKRLYTKNCGSCHGRDAKGDGPLASTLKTKPADLTLLAKKHGGQFPYMDVVDLIDGASSSPSHGGAEMPVWGETFQSDTSSGGNAMDQAMVRGRLMQLTDYLRSIQAQ, from the coding sequence ATGATGAAAGAATCCCTATTCGCGTTGCGCAACGGCTGTGTAGTGCTTATCGGTGTGCTGCTTTGTACCGCGCCGGCGTGGGCGGCGAGTTCTCAATCCCTGGAAGGCGGCAAGCGGCTATACACGAAGAACTGCGGCTCCTGCCACGGGCGCGACGCCAAGGGTGATGGCCCACTCGCCTCGACCCTCAAGACCAAGCCCGCTGATCTCACCTTGTTGGCGAAGAAACATGGCGGTCAGTTCCCGTACATGGACGTGGTCGACCTCATCGACGGCGCGTCGTCGTCTCCCTCTCATGGCGGCGCCGAGATGCCGGTGTGGGGCGAGACGTTTCAGTCGGACACGTCGAGCGGTGGCAACGCCATGGATCAAGCGATGGTGCGCGGCCGGCTGATGCAGCTCACCGACTACTTGCGCTCGATTCAGGCGCAGTAG
- a CDS encoding alpha-L-fucosidase: MAYQPTIESLATHSVPAWFHDAKFGIFVHWSVSSIPAFAPPNKQGIGDVDLGNAESVARMFKHTPYAEWYWNSINIDGSPAQAHHRATYGADYPYEHFVPQFMELARGCDVEAWAELFARAGARYVVFVTKHHDGVTLWPTRHLNPHRQHWHAERDFVGELTRAVRARGMRMGLYYSGGIDWTFHGLPIDSMASFLGSIPQSEQYARYADAHWRELIERYEPAVLWNDIGYPEKAEPARLFADYYNRIPDGVINNRFMLGAGEGGQHHDFVTPEYAVLDRILKNKWESTRGIGGSFGFNRAESDDYLLTAEEIVHMIADVTSKNGNLLLNVGPTANGLVPWAQASRLLAVGDWLRRNGEAIYGTRPWRKADGRTTDGTAIRFTRSDSYVYAIVFGKPAGGEITIEDLGLADTTEVRLLGYGAPLRWQSRGADLGVALPGDMPTGPAFALRFSLDAAP; the protein is encoded by the coding sequence ATGGCCTACCAACCCACCATCGAGTCACTCGCCACTCATTCGGTGCCCGCGTGGTTCCACGACGCCAAGTTCGGCATCTTCGTTCATTGGAGCGTGTCGTCGATTCCGGCGTTCGCGCCGCCGAACAAGCAGGGCATCGGCGATGTGGATCTCGGCAACGCGGAATCGGTGGCGCGGATGTTCAAGCACACGCCCTACGCCGAGTGGTACTGGAACTCGATCAACATCGACGGCAGTCCGGCGCAGGCGCATCACCGCGCGACCTACGGCGCGGACTATCCGTATGAGCACTTCGTGCCGCAGTTCATGGAGCTGGCGCGCGGTTGCGACGTCGAAGCGTGGGCCGAACTATTCGCCCGCGCCGGCGCACGCTACGTGGTCTTCGTCACCAAACACCACGACGGTGTGACGTTGTGGCCGACCCGGCACCTCAACCCGCATCGCCAACACTGGCATGCCGAGCGTGACTTCGTCGGCGAACTCACGCGCGCCGTCCGCGCGCGCGGCATGCGCATGGGCCTCTACTATTCGGGCGGCATCGACTGGACCTTTCACGGCCTGCCGATCGACAGCATGGCAAGCTTCCTCGGGTCCATCCCACAAAGCGAACAGTACGCGCGCTACGCCGACGCGCACTGGCGCGAGTTGATCGAGCGCTACGAACCGGCGGTGCTGTGGAACGACATCGGCTACCCCGAGAAGGCCGAGCCCGCCCGCCTCTTCGCCGACTATTACAACCGCATCCCCGATGGCGTGATCAACAACCGCTTCATGCTGGGCGCCGGTGAAGGCGGGCAGCATCACGACTTCGTGACGCCGGAGTACGCGGTGCTCGATCGCATCCTGAAGAACAAGTGGGAGTCGACCCGCGGCATCGGCGGCTCGTTCGGATTCAATCGCGCCGAGTCCGACGATTACTTGCTGACGGCGGAAGAGATCGTGCACATGATCGCCGACGTGACCAGCAAGAACGGCAACCTGCTCCTCAACGTCGGCCCGACGGCAAACGGGTTGGTGCCGTGGGCGCAGGCATCACGACTCCTAGCGGTCGGCGATTGGTTGCGGCGCAATGGCGAGGCGATCTACGGCACGCGCCCCTGGCGCAAGGCCGATGGCCGCACCACTGACGGGACCGCGATTCGCTTCACACGCAGTGACAGCTATGTCTACGCCATCGTGTTCGGGAAACCTGCCGGCGGCGAGATCACAATCGAGGATCTCGGGCTCGCCGACACAACCGAAGTTCGCTTGCTCGGCTACGGCGCGCCGCTGCGCTGGCAGTCGCGCGGCGCCGATCTCGGTGTCGCACTCCCCGGCGACATGCCGACGGGGCCGGCCTTCGCGCTGCGGTTCTCTTTGGATGCAGCGCCATGA
- a CDS encoding methyltransferase domain-containing protein — protein sequence MDHDEPSFSLLWETFSGYQRTAVLKAAVELDIFAQIAGGAVTIDALAALCRAAPRGLRALLNHLAMDGFLTRDGERYGLRATAAAFLDRNSPAYLGSAIGFIASPMIIESLSHLTDAVRRGGTAIPDEGTLAPEHPVWVEFARAMAPLAGMTAGLLANLLDVEQAPGWKVLDIAAGHGMFGITLARLNPNVTVTALDWKKVLAVANEHARAADVSARFHTLAGSAFDVPFGDGYDLVLLPNFLHHFDPPTCERLLIKARAALAPGGRVVIVEFVPNDDRSGPPDAVRFSLIMLASTPSGDAYTFAEYQTMLQHAGFARVTLHELLPSPARVVIAER from the coding sequence ATGGACCATGACGAACCATCTTTCTCTTTGCTGTGGGAAACGTTCTCGGGCTATCAGCGCACCGCCGTCCTCAAGGCCGCCGTCGAACTCGACATCTTTGCGCAGATCGCCGGCGGGGCGGTGACTATCGACGCGCTGGCAGCGCTCTGTCGTGCGGCACCGCGCGGGTTGCGCGCACTGCTGAATCACTTGGCCATGGACGGGTTTCTCACTCGCGATGGAGAGCGCTACGGTCTACGCGCGACGGCAGCCGCCTTCCTCGATCGCAACTCGCCGGCCTACCTCGGCTCGGCGATCGGCTTCATCGCCTCACCCATGATCATCGAAAGCCTCAGCCATCTGACCGACGCTGTGCGCCGCGGCGGCACGGCGATTCCGGACGAAGGCACGCTCGCACCGGAACATCCCGTGTGGGTCGAGTTTGCGCGCGCTATGGCGCCGCTTGCGGGCATGACCGCGGGACTCCTCGCCAACCTACTCGACGTCGAGCAGGCGCCAGGCTGGAAGGTGCTCGACATCGCCGCGGGTCATGGCATGTTCGGCATCACGCTCGCCCGTCTCAATCCTAACGTCACGGTGACCGCGCTCGACTGGAAGAAAGTGCTCGCGGTGGCCAACGAACACGCCCGCGCTGCCGACGTGAGCGCTCGCTTTCACACGCTCGCCGGTAGCGCCTTCGATGTTCCCTTCGGCGACGGCTACGATCTCGTGCTGTTGCCAAACTTCCTCCACCACTTCGATCCGCCGACGTGCGAGCGGCTCCTCATCAAGGCACGCGCCGCCCTGGCTCCGGGTGGCCGTGTGGTCATCGTCGAATTCGTTCCCAACGACGACCGCTCGGGTCCGCCCGATGCCGTGCGCTTCTCGCTCATCATGTTGGCAAGCACGCCGAGTGGCGATGCGTACACCTTCGCCGAGTACCAGACGATGCTGCAGCACGCCGGCTTCGCCCGGGTAACGCTGCACGAGCTGCTCCCGTCTCCGGCTCGTGTGGTGATCGCCGAGCGCTGA
- a CDS encoding response regulator transcription factor: protein MRILVVEDEKKVASFIQRALTAEHYRVDAEGDGEAGLARALAGDYDLVILDIMLPKRDGLAVLRELRARGSTIPVMLLTARAALSDKVSGLDLGADDYLAKPFAIDELLARVRAILRRGAPAAPPILSVADLSLDPATRRVTRADRLIELTAKEYALLEFFLRNRGRVLSRSLIAEHVWGVSFDTFTNVIDVYVNYLRRKIDADFTPKLLHTVRGAGYVLKTREG from the coding sequence ATGCGCATCCTAGTCGTCGAGGACGAGAAGAAGGTCGCCAGTTTCATCCAGCGCGCACTCACCGCCGAACACTACCGCGTCGACGCCGAAGGCGACGGCGAGGCGGGCCTCGCGCGCGCCCTCGCCGGCGATTACGATCTCGTGATTCTCGACATAATGTTGCCCAAGCGCGACGGACTCGCGGTTCTGCGCGAGCTGCGAGCGCGCGGCAGCACGATACCGGTGATGCTCCTCACCGCGCGCGCGGCACTGTCGGACAAAGTCTCCGGCCTCGATCTCGGCGCTGACGACTACCTTGCGAAGCCGTTCGCCATTGATGAACTGCTGGCGCGGGTGCGCGCCATCCTGCGCCGCGGAGCGCCGGCCGCGCCGCCGATCTTGTCTGTTGCCGATTTGTCGCTCGATCCGGCGACTCGCCGGGTGACGCGGGCCGACCGGCTGATCGAGCTCACCGCCAAGGAGTACGCGCTGCTGGAGTTCTTTCTCCGCAATCGCGGTCGCGTGCTGAGCCGCTCCCTCATCGCCGAGCACGTGTGGGGAGTCAGCTTCGACACCTTCACTAACGTCATCGACGTCTATGTGAACTACCTGCGGCGCAAGATCGATGCGGATTTCACGCCCAAACTTCTGCACACAGTGCGCGGTGCCGGCTATGTGCTGAAGACGCGCGAGGGGTGA
- a CDS encoding HAMP domain-containing protein → MSRVRSLRFRLTLWYTAALAVLLALFGATALVLLDRGLHDAVDASLVTVARTVAESSRDQRGADVAGALDALLGPALAERFFDLLDPLGRPDPRLAPPSRSHLPLSVEALRNAEQGRETFETLAVPGLAAPLRLLVFPIIERGQIVNLVQVAMSLDTVNAARSRFLLILAALAPLALGGAAAGGWFLAGRTLAPVDAMVVAARRIGAEDLSLRIQHDGADDELGRLAHVLNDMLARLERSFSTARQFSADAAHELRTPLTILKGEIEVAQRSAPAAAEHAPVLESCLEEVDRLIALVEDLLFLARADAGAVALPREPVDLAALVADVALGLEVLAERAGMALNVSASSAVRVLGSAPMLFRVIFNLGDNAVKYAGAGGRVQIETRAAGNRGMIEVRDNGPGIAPEAQAHIFDRFYRGDPARERGGSGLGLALARSIVLAHGGELTVDSTPSAGTCFRVSLPLADR, encoded by the coding sequence GTGTCGCGCGTCCGCAGTCTCCGCTTTCGCCTCACGTTGTGGTACACGGCGGCACTCGCTGTGCTGCTGGCGCTTTTCGGTGCGACGGCGTTGGTGTTGCTCGATCGCGGCCTGCATGACGCGGTCGATGCCTCGCTCGTCACCGTGGCGCGCACGGTCGCCGAATCGAGCCGCGACCAACGCGGGGCGGATGTCGCCGGTGCGCTGGATGCGCTCCTGGGTCCGGCGCTCGCCGAGCGCTTCTTTGATCTTCTCGATCCACTCGGTCGTCCCGATCCGCGTCTCGCGCCGCCGAGCCGGTCCCATCTGCCGCTCAGCGTCGAAGCCCTGCGCAATGCCGAGCAGGGGCGCGAAACGTTCGAAACCTTAGCCGTGCCCGGTCTCGCGGCGCCGCTGCGGTTGCTGGTGTTCCCGATCATCGAGCGTGGGCAGATCGTCAACCTCGTGCAGGTGGCGATGTCACTCGACACGGTGAACGCCGCCCGCTCGCGCTTCCTGCTGATCCTGGCCGCGCTGGCACCGCTGGCGCTCGGCGGCGCCGCGGCGGGCGGCTGGTTTCTCGCCGGGCGTACGTTGGCGCCGGTTGACGCGATGGTCGTCGCGGCGCGCCGGATTGGCGCCGAGGACCTGTCGTTGCGGATTCAGCACGACGGCGCCGACGATGAGCTAGGCCGTCTGGCGCACGTGCTCAACGACATGCTCGCGCGTTTGGAGCGCTCGTTCTCGACCGCGCGCCAGTTCAGCGCCGATGCCGCGCACGAGCTGCGCACGCCGCTGACGATCTTGAAGGGCGAAATCGAAGTGGCGCAACGCTCCGCGCCGGCGGCCGCTGAGCACGCGCCGGTGCTGGAGAGCTGCCTCGAAGAAGTGGATCGACTGATCGCATTGGTCGAGGATCTGCTGTTCCTCGCGCGCGCCGACGCGGGAGCGGTCGCCTTGCCACGCGAGCCAGTCGATCTGGCGGCGCTGGTGGCGGATGTCGCGCTCGGCCTCGAAGTTCTCGCCGAGCGCGCCGGTATGGCTTTGAACGTGAGCGCGTCGTCAGCCGTGCGGGTGCTGGGCAGTGCGCCGATGTTGTTTCGCGTGATCTTCAACCTCGGCGACAACGCGGTGAAGTACGCGGGAGCCGGCGGTCGGGTACAGATCGAGACGCGGGCGGCCGGCAACCGCGGCATGATCGAAGTACGTGACAACGGTCCCGGCATCGCGCCGGAAGCGCAGGCACACATCTTCGATCGGTTCTATCGCGGCGATCCGGCGCGCGAGCGCGGTGGCAGCGGACTTGGTCTCGCACTCGCTCGCTCGATCGTGCTGGCGCACGGCGGCGAGCTTACGGTCGACAGCACGCCCAGCGCAGGCACGTGCTTTCGCGTGTCGTTGCCGCTCGCCGATCGATGA
- a CDS encoding DegQ family serine endoprotease, whose amino-acid sequence MDARLIRLGGGLAALAMAVGGFATGRLTRAEAASVMPQPRTEAVGSTEPISAKDDDAVGSSPRREGLPAFASLVEQVSPAVVHIKVMALMNAAEREPGFGIPPGWRGEGNPFGDDGPSGGFQFPGPPPTGRQRGQGSGFIIRKDGIILTNNHVIEKAKEITVTLNDGHDFSATVLGHDPKTDLAVLKIEPKGDLSVVRLGDSDALRVGEWVVAIGNPFGLSHTVTAGIVSAKGRAIGGPYDHFIQTDASINPGNSGGPLFDERGNVVGINTAIFSQGGGNIGIGFAIPINLAKQLVPELESTGRVTRAWLGVTIQQITPELAESLDVESGNGALVAQVAADSPAATAGIKAGDVITSYDGTALDTHASLPMLVAATTVGKTVSVEVRRNGKTKTFDVTVAKLVDDVADNDAPPAHGKWGLMLRELTAAERDRLHLEANQGVMVTGVAPGSPAAEADIHAGDVVLEVNRQPVGSPDALKKEVGKLAAGKPLLLLVHPADGSDHFAALAAR is encoded by the coding sequence ATGGACGCGAGATTGATCAGGTTGGGTGGGGGGCTCGCTGCCCTGGCGATGGCGGTCGGCGGTTTCGCCACCGGCCGCCTGACCCGAGCCGAGGCCGCATCGGTGATGCCGCAACCACGCACTGAAGCCGTCGGCAGCACCGAACCGATATCGGCGAAGGACGACGACGCAGTTGGTTCCTCGCCGCGACGCGAAGGCCTGCCGGCGTTTGCTTCGTTGGTTGAACAGGTCTCACCCGCGGTGGTGCACATCAAGGTGATGGCACTCATGAACGCCGCCGAGCGGGAACCGGGATTCGGCATCCCGCCAGGGTGGCGCGGCGAAGGCAACCCGTTTGGCGATGACGGGCCATCCGGTGGATTTCAGTTTCCGGGCCCGCCGCCGACTGGCCGCCAACGCGGCCAGGGGTCGGGCTTCATCATTCGCAAGGACGGGATCATCCTCACCAACAATCACGTGATCGAGAAGGCCAAGGAGATCACCGTCACGCTGAACGACGGCCACGACTTCAGTGCGACGGTTCTGGGTCACGATCCCAAGACGGATCTCGCGGTGCTGAAGATCGAACCCAAAGGTGATCTCTCCGTGGTCCGACTCGGTGACTCCGATGCGCTCAGAGTCGGCGAATGGGTGGTCGCCATCGGCAATCCGTTCGGACTGAGTCACACCGTCACCGCCGGCATCGTCAGCGCCAAAGGCCGCGCGATCGGCGGACCGTACGATCATTTCATCCAGACCGATGCCTCCATCAATCCAGGCAACTCCGGTGGGCCGCTGTTCGACGAGCGCGGCAACGTGGTCGGCATCAACACCGCGATCTTCAGCCAAGGCGGGGGCAACATCGGCATCGGCTTCGCGATCCCGATCAACCTGGCAAAGCAACTCGTGCCGGAACTCGAAAGCACGGGACGCGTGACGCGGGCGTGGCTCGGGGTGACGATCCAACAGATCACACCGGAACTCGCCGAGTCGTTGGATGTGGAATCGGGTAATGGCGCGCTCGTCGCGCAAGTCGCCGCCGACAGCCCGGCCGCGACGGCTGGGATCAAAGCCGGCGACGTCATTACTTCCTACGACGGCACCGCGCTCGACACGCATGCGTCGCTGCCGATGCTGGTGGCCGCGACAACGGTGGGCAAGACGGTTTCGGTGGAAGTCCGCCGCAACGGCAAGACGAAGACGTTCGATGTGACGGTCGCCAAACTCGTCGATGACGTCGCCGACAACGATGCGCCGCCGGCTCACGGCAAATGGGGATTGATGCTGCGCGAACTCACCGCGGCGGAACGCGATCGCCTGCACCTCGAGGCGAACCAGGGCGTCATGGTCACCGGTGTCGCGCCGGGAAGCCCTGCTGCGGAAGCCGACATCCACGCCGGCGACGTCGTCCTCGAAGTGAACCGCCAACCGGTCGGATCACCCGACGCACTCAAGAAGGAGGTCGGCAAGCTGGCGGCGGGTAAGCCTCTCCTCCTGCTGGTCCATCCCGCCGACGGCAGCGATCACTTTGCCGCGCTCGCGGCGCGGTGA
- a CDS encoding polyphosphate kinase 2 family protein → MKRDRIVKIARKLARPYCITDGKRFRLKDMDPGDTAWLGAEDKPRAKEALQIGVQALAELQDMLYAQDRWSVLLIFQAMDAAGKDGAIKHVMSGVNPQGCQVYSFKAPSAEDLDHDFLWRTMKCLPERGRIGVFDRSYYEEVLVVRVHQELLQHQKLPPALATKDIWDTRCRDIRAFERYLNNNGVVVRKFFLNVSRHEQKQRFLERIETAEKNWKFSAADVRERGHWKEYMTAYEDMIRATATKNSPWYVVPADNKWFTRAVVAAAIIDALASLGLRYPKVGKQQRRELAAVKKTLLAEK, encoded by the coding sequence ATGAAACGCGACCGAATCGTCAAGATCGCGCGCAAGCTCGCACGACCGTATTGCATCACCGACGGCAAGAGATTTCGCCTCAAGGACATGGACCCCGGCGACACCGCGTGGCTCGGGGCGGAGGACAAGCCGCGCGCCAAGGAGGCGCTGCAGATCGGTGTGCAGGCGCTCGCCGAGCTGCAGGACATGCTCTACGCCCAGGATCGCTGGAGCGTGCTGCTGATCTTTCAAGCGATGGACGCGGCCGGCAAAGACGGCGCCATCAAACACGTGATGTCCGGCGTCAATCCGCAGGGCTGCCAGGTCTATTCCTTCAAGGCGCCGTCGGCCGAGGATCTCGACCACGATTTTCTCTGGCGTACGATGAAGTGTCTACCCGAGCGCGGCCGCATAGGCGTTTTCGATCGCTCCTACTACGAAGAGGTCCTCGTGGTCCGCGTGCATCAGGAATTGCTTCAGCATCAGAAGCTCCCACCGGCGCTCGCCACCAAGGACATCTGGGACACCCGGTGTCGCGACATCCGCGCCTTCGAGCGCTATCTCAACAACAACGGCGTCGTCGTCCGCAAGTTCTTTCTCAATGTCTCGCGCCACGAGCAGAAGCAGCGTTTTCTCGAACGGATCGAGACGGCCGAGAAGAACTGGAAGTTCTCCGCCGCCGACGTGCGCGAGCGCGGACACTGGAAAGAGTACATGACGGCCTACGAGGACATGATTCGCGCGACCGCCACCAAGAATTCGCCGTGGTATGTCGTGCCGGCGGACAACAAGTGGTTTACGCGCGCGGTCGTAGCCGCGGCCATCATCGATGCGCTGGCCTCGCTCGGCCTACGTTACCCGAAGGTCGGCAAGCAGCAGCGGCGGGAGTTGGCCGCCGTGAAGAAGACGCTGCTCGCCGAGAAATAA
- the ydiK gene encoding AI-2E family transporter YdiK codes for MQTDRSPDLARATLQLLALGVLIAASFWIVRPFLVAMTWAAMIVIATWPLLLRAQAWLGGRRTLAVAVMTIALLLILVVPLYFGIETIVQGARQIADWSKTQTTLTIPQPPAWVATLPLVGAKLADRWQQLAATAPEELSARLAPYARIVAVWFVAEVGSIGLLLVQFLLTVVIAAILYSNGETAARGAERFARRLAGPQGENAVHLAAQAIRGVALGVVVTAILQSGLGGIGLAIVGVPFATILIAVMFMLCIAQVGPGLVLIPAVIWVYSTSGAVWGSGLLVWAIFCGTFDSFVRPMLIKRGADLPLLLIFAGVLGGLFAFGIIGLFIGPVVLAVAYTLLVDWVSESTPSDEQGPSPSPSLPSV; via the coding sequence ATGCAAACCGATCGCTCGCCAGACCTCGCTCGTGCCACGCTTCAGTTGCTCGCCCTCGGCGTCCTGATCGCGGCGAGCTTCTGGATTGTGCGGCCGTTCCTGGTCGCGATGACGTGGGCGGCCATGATCGTCATTGCCACCTGGCCGCTACTACTGCGCGCACAGGCGTGGCTCGGCGGCCGGCGTACTCTGGCTGTCGCCGTGATGACCATTGCGCTGCTGCTGATTCTAGTCGTGCCGCTCTACTTCGGCATCGAGACCATCGTGCAAGGCGCCCGGCAGATCGCCGACTGGTCGAAGACGCAAACTACGCTCACCATCCCACAACCTCCCGCCTGGGTCGCAACACTTCCACTGGTTGGTGCGAAGCTCGCGGACCGCTGGCAGCAGCTCGCCGCCACGGCTCCCGAGGAACTGTCCGCACGCCTCGCCCCCTATGCGCGGATCGTGGCAGTCTGGTTCGTGGCGGAGGTGGGCAGCATCGGACTGCTGCTTGTCCAGTTCCTGCTGACGGTGGTCATCGCTGCGATTCTATATTCGAACGGTGAGACGGCGGCGCGCGGCGCGGAACGTTTCGCGCGGCGCCTCGCGGGGCCGCAAGGTGAGAACGCGGTGCATCTCGCGGCCCAGGCGATTCGCGGCGTCGCGCTCGGTGTCGTCGTCACAGCGATTCTCCAGTCCGGTCTCGGCGGAATTGGGCTCGCGATTGTTGGTGTGCCGTTCGCAACGATTCTGATTGCCGTGATGTTCATGCTCTGCATCGCGCAGGTGGGACCCGGACTCGTGCTGATCCCGGCAGTGATCTGGGTGTACTCGACGAGCGGCGCGGTGTGGGGTAGCGGCTTGCTGGTGTGGGCGATCTTCTGCGGCACCTTCGACAGCTTCGTGCGTCCGATGCTGATCAAGCGGGGTGCCGATCTGCCACTGCTGTTGATTTTCGCGGGCGTGCTTGGTGGACTCTTCGCCTTCGGCATCATCGGGCTCTTCATCGGGCCGGTGGTTCTTGCCGTGGCGTACACGCTGCTCGTCGACTGGGTGTCCGAGAGCACGCCCTCTGATGAGCAAGGGCCGTCGCCGTCGCCAAGCCTCCCGTCCGTGTAG